The genomic region actaagtttgactttgaccaatgTTGACCGATTAATTCCCGATATATGTTGACCAATTAATCACTACTTTAACTGATTAAACCCTGTTGACCAATTTCTTAGACCGATTTGATTAATTGCATCGGACCCCTCTAATAAACTGCTTAATCGGCAATCAATCCCTAATTTTGCAACATGGTTAAATATCACTATTATCAAAAGAACTTGAGTACGATGAGTGTCTAGCTAAAGGTGGACAAATGGAAGGTTAAGGAGTTTAAATAAATGAGGCAAAACTGGTAGTGTATATTTTGGATCTCATACTTTAATATGGTGTAAAAAAACAGGTAATCTAATATGGATTGTTTTTTAAGTAATAAAAGATTTTATGCATAAAATTGGACAACCCAAGACCTGTTTGACGTATATAGCCCATCTCCTTCTACTATATATACACTGTTTAATTCGTAATGGGGGAAAACAAATGGTATGGGTTGAAAAAACTTCACACTGAACGTGATTACTATATATGAACATACATTTTGATAATTACATGATGAATTTATCAAGTAAACTTTCAAAAGAGGTGGACATGATGGGAGATACTTACGAGTTCTTGGCCCAGAGAGGCTTGAAATGCACGGTCAAACAAATTTTCCCTCCTCTATACATCTGCAACAAGAAAATAAATAATCACTACGTAAATACAAAGCAATAATTTCATTTTGTACACAGCAGTAGGATATAAATTCATCTAAGGTATGAGACATATACTTGCTTAGCTTTTTAAACAAACACGAACTTCATTATCAACACGACTCTTTTATCTCTCCTATACATCAAATAAATGGCTAATAGAGCaatatttgtaatattaaaccATTTTGAACCCTTGGATTGGAAAATTACATTGCTTACCTCCTTGATCTCACCATCCATTTCACTTTTAATGACTTATAGAGCAATAAATACTCCTTGATTTTTTTTGTTACATGATTACCCTTACTGGGGAAATCACGGATAGCTCTATCATCCTCCTAAATtcatattcataaaaaaaaaaaaaaaaaaaaaaaaaaaaaaaaaaaaaaaaaaatttatagttGCACTATCGTTTTTATACTAATCTGTTATGTACTAGTTTTGGCATCTTATCATATTAGATTTATGCTCTCTCATATGTCTTAGTAGAGACCCACTCTCATTCTCTTTACACTTATTAACTTAATGTTTATATGAAACAATATTCAAGCCCTCACAATCTGATTATGCATGTCATGTGGATTAGATCAATCattttttatcattcatttttttttttttttttatcattcataatCTTCTTATATGTTCAGTTTCATGGTCACAACTTGCTTTTGTATTGGTATTTAGTCGTAttgtttattttaagtttggtttcGAATCATTTAGTTTAGGTGAGGCTCGGTATAGATAGTTCGTTTTGTTAGACACTTTCTAGGTTCGAGCCTCATCGGCGTCCCTTGTATTTCTTGTTGAGATcgttttcttttcgaaaacgttttctgtttttataaaagttttcgttattttcgcccaaaaaaaaaaaaaaaaaaaaaaaaaattcataatctTCTTATATTCTCGGAGTTGAAGTAAATGAATAGGAATGCAAATCCCTTTTTATCTTCAAGTGGAAAAGAAGCAAATTAAAGAAGACCGGTTAAAAAAATGTGATAAGTCAAGTATGAACATGCATTATTATCACATTGCATTTGATATGAACGAACTCTTACTGTTTCTTATCTATGTGTTACAGAGATAGAACACGTATCATGGAGCCTAAAGAGAACAAAGGGTACGGATGCAACCTTAGAAGAATCATTGGGTGAGCTATTTGTCACTCAACCACATTAGAGCTCATAATCGACACATTGCTCGATGAAGACTTCTTATATCGGATGTTGGTTATGAAGACTTCTTATGAAAATGTTAATGATAATGTGCTTAGGTTACTTAGATTACATGATATATTAGAAGGTTGGAAGCTGCAAATTGATATAATGGCTAATTGGATTGGTTGTTTGACTTCATTTGGTCAAACAAGTTAATTTCTGGTCCAGATTATGTATTGCTGGATTTTATTTAGGTTCAAGGGATATTATAACAAAGGAGGGTTTTCTATGATGTTTTGTTTGATGTTTGACTATTCGTATACATTTCTTTTATCTATTATATCGTTTTTCAATTAGGTAACATATTCTTTTGGTATTTTTTTGTACCTAAACCCGCAAATTTTGCAGGTCTTAAGCTAGTTTTACCAATATATCAAAGTGATTATATTTATGCATCGCTGATACATTGATAGAATGATAGATACTTAAAAAGTCAAAAACACAACATACGAGGTTTGTTATGGTATATGTGTCATTCGTTCAACCAGAACACAGTTTTTCACTTAGATAAACATTATACAAGGATACATTCTTAGGCAGGTAAAACAGTTTGAAACTGAAGCACAGCCCAATAATTCCAAAAATAAAACGAGTACGCTCCAATACTGATTATAGGGCCCGTAACAGAAGCTTCAAATACCTTAAGTTCGTAATATTAATATTCAGCATAATGAACCTATTCACCCTAAGAATGTATTGTATAACTAAAAAAAGAAAATGCGGATCATTTTGCGAATCTCACGTCAGCTTAAAGCGGAAATTGGTAGTTAAAAGTCTTTTAAGTATAAAACCACTAAACGTACCCAACTATTAATCAAGAGTTTGTTCCTGTTGACTTATAAGCAATAAACATACCTGACTAATGTTTACTTTTTTACGTTGATGTTTATCTCAAAGCAAATTTTTTAAATAGAAACGCAATCGCAAACACCAATTTGGCCCTAAGCCATAAAAGCTGGTATCATTTTTGATTTTCCTAAAATTCTATGTTCATTCGATCATCGCACTACGTTTAACCTGATTGGACCAACTATAGCATCTTCATCTAGAAACAAAAAACTTTAAAAAATAAACTAAACCTTGCACTGCATAAAATCCGCGCCAACTCAAGCTTGAAAGCTAAAACTATGCAATCTAACATATTCTTCTTAAATCATAAACAACAAAATTTATCCAACTAATACTCAATCTTACTATCAAAATACAGCAACAACATCATCAAAAGCAAATTATACCATGAAATCAAAAGAAAAACTGCCAAGAAAGGTAACCAATGAACCCAAATTTAACATGTGTGATCAGAGCAATTTTCTCTTATAATTCAACTTTAGAAATACTTAACAAAATCAAACTATTTACAATCCCTAAATCCATCAAAAATTAATCTTTCACTCCTTTCCTGTGTCAAAATTTAATCTTTAACTCATATACATGCCAAAAACTGAATATTACTCATACCCACTGTCATAAATTGTGTCTTTATTCATCTTTACAATTCTTGCCAAATTTTAGTAAaatttacatataaatataaaagcaACATCAATTAGTTTCCTTTCAATTACAATACACAAACCCTAAACGTCTTAACATGAATTCAAGATACTGTAAGCGATTAAAAAcctaataaaaatagaaataattaCAGATTATCATAAATTTCAAAAACTTGGGTTTTTTAAATAAACCTTATGAGTCTTTCCATCAAGTTGTGGCAATTCAAGTTCAGGAGCAGTAGCAGGGTAAGTAACTGGGATATCAAACTGCAGATCAAATTCATATTTATGCAAATTATGCACATACCAACACTTTCCAGTCCACCTTGTTCCTTCAGGGTTTGCAGCTGAAATGCGAAACCAGTCGTTATCTTTTGATTTGTTCATTGATGTGTATGCGATCAATGCTTTGTATTCTTCTTTCAGACGTTGTGTCCAAACGGCGCCGTCTCGTGGACCGGCTTTGACTGTTAAAAGAGGGATTTTGGTTAATGTTGACTTTGTTGTTGGATCCCATCCCTCCATTGTTTCTTAAATGCTTTGGAGCCCTAACCCTATAAAAAGAAATCAAAGGAGGAGAGGATGATgaataaattcttgttatacttttgaaAATTGAGAATATAAACCTGGTATTTTTATTtggacaagttatatatatatatatatatatatatatatatatatatatatatatatatatatatattgtcaggatctggggaagtaaccaatcgggggaagcggggaaggaaaaaaaaaaattcgtttttttttgaattttttttttccggcgtcaagatcacacgaaaatatgaacatttagaagagacacttcgtgatgaatgttattatttaggcgggaaaacgatcgacaaaaataacattcaagataatattgttcgtgaagaatatgaacgttttttttccatattttgtgaagtaaaatttagcccgatttagagtttagggtttaccctaaactctaaaccgttcgtattaaaaactcaacctaaatcctaaatctaaaccctaaatctaaaccctaaaccctaaatttctaaaccctataaacccaaatatctaaaccttaatatctaaaccccaatagctaaaacctcaaaatacgctccaaaaacacgataattgttatatattacttcttcgagcgttttcccgctaaaataaaaacatttatcacaaagtgtctctactaaatgttcatattttcatctcatctataatgtttatgaacaaagttttttcaaaaaacgaaaaaaaaaaaaatttgcttcccccgattggttatttccctcttgatcctacccctatatatatatatatatatatatatatatatatatatatatatatatatatatatatatatatatatatatataaaggtattGATCCCATGAGAATGTTTTCGTAGTATATAAACATGAGAACACTTATTAGCCAACAAAAGGGCAAACATGTACTTTTCTCTTTCTCCCTTCTAAATCTCGATTACTCTTTCTCCTAAATTATCTCCGACTTTTTAACCCTTAATCATTTCACATACATACATCGGTATATTCTATCTCAAAACAAGCATCACCTTTTTTATAATATATTGTGTATACTGTGTACTTTAATTCTATATGATATATATGTGAACGTGATTATTCAACCTTTTCGTCTCTTATCTACATTCAATTAATAATTTAAGATTTCAATTATTAAATTTATCAAGAAATAACATACGAGAAAAAACTATTGCATCCAAATATAAGGCAACCACCAAATCAAGTACTACGGAGTATTTGAGTGCAAATAgtcaaattttaaataaaatgattcaTATTAAGAACGGATGCATTGATATATCtggtttattttattattattaaatatacatCTCAACATTGCTTTGCatcaattaattaaataataatcatCCTCTTATGGCCTTTTGTTTCCACAAATGCATCATCGAAAATGCAATCTgccatttaaaaaaaaattacgttAAACAGTTCTGCATGTATAAACTGGATGCATTCGCATTAATAGGTTGCTAATATATTAAGATATTGGTACTATTATAGGATGCAAATGGAGGCGTTGATAATTTCAAACATTGGTTTCAAAGTGCCATAATATTATAGGATGCAAATGGAGGCGTTGTATATACTCTTCATTTTTTAGTAACTGTAATACTAAAAACtgggatgtatatgtatatatgatgatgcatcatctataAAGAATGTAAAAAATGGCATGGACATTGAACACGTATATTTGCATCAAATAAGATCATCGATGAGCCGAGCAGTAATGGAGTTTCTAAAATGGAGTTTTTATTTGTCAGTGATGAAATGATAATAAAAACATGCGGTTGATGTGTGATGGACAATTTTAGCATTTGGGTTGAATTTTCATGTTGCTAAAAAATAGGATATACTTGTTGAAGATAACCGATTCAAACAAATTAAAATACATAATCGCCCCCTAAATGCTAATCTTAATGTCTATTACACCCCTacaatattttaaataattataatttaatttaaatcatctaAACTAGATTTGTGGTTCAGATCTGTTCTCACGAAAACTTAAAATGAGAACGTTCTCATTCgaacgcatttatatatatatatatatatatatatgatcaatggggaagtaaccaattggggggaagcaaaaaaaaaaaattttgttttttttggaattttttttttctggcatcaagatcacacgaaaatatgaacatttagaagagacacttcgtgatgaatgctattatttaggcggaaaaatgatcgacaaaaataacattcaagataatattgttcgtgaagaatatgaacgttttttttctttcatgttttgtgaagtaaaatttagcccgatttagagtttagggtttaggtttggtgttttgggtttattccataaacccaaaacaccaaaccctaaaccctaaactctaaaccgttcgtgttaaaaactcaatctaaatcctaaatctaaaccctaaatctaaaccctaaaccataaatttctaaaccctaatatctaaaccctataaaccataatatctaaaccccaatagctaaaacctcaatatacgctcgaaaaacacgataattgttatatattacttcttcgagcattttttcgccaaaataaaaacatttatcacaaagtgtctctactaaatgttcatattttcatctcatctataatgttcatgaatatatatatatatatatatatatatatatatatatatatatatatatatatatatatatatatatattcttttgtcCATGTGCTAACAATCATTAGCAAATAGCCGATGATTGTTGACAATTAGATTGATACCGGTAGGAAATGTCCATGCATTGCACGATTTAACTTACATTTCAGTATTATTATATTCACGAATGATTGAATAACAGAGTTAGCTAAAACGTCAACTAAGATTATTGTAAATTCTTGTAAACAATTTACTATTTAGTAAATGTATATAATAACAAAATTCTACATAGtttaaagtaataaaattttaataaaatttgTTAACTTGCTTCTTAAATAGTTACCATGATCGTCT from Rutidosis leptorrhynchoides isolate AG116_Rl617_1_P2 chromosome 9, CSIRO_AGI_Rlap_v1, whole genome shotgun sequence harbors:
- the LOC139867074 gene encoding ubiquitin-fold modifier-conjugating enzyme 1, which gives rise to MEGWDPTTKSTLTKIPLLTVKAGPRDGAVWTQRLKEEYKALIAYTSMNKSKDNDWFRISAANPEGTRWTGKCWYVHNLHKYEFDLQFDIPVTYPATAPELELPQLDGKTHKMYRGGKICLTVHFKPLWAKNSPRFGIAHALCLGLAPWLAAEIPILVDSGVIKHKDDAVSTSEP